A region from the Candidatus Neomarinimicrobiota bacterium genome encodes:
- the tsaE gene encoding tRNA (adenosine(37)-N6)-threonylcarbamoyltransferase complex ATPase subunit type 1 TsaE, producing MFPKGPLEWIGAHTHSPEETLQAGMEFASFLRPGDVVALHGELGSGKTTFVQGISQGLGLNDQVSSPTFALIHEHGQPPRLYHMDCFRETSLVRWRQLGLAEYFYGEAVSVIEWAENIAPLLPEGTIHLTFSHGRASNERIIEVQP from the coding sequence ATGTTCCCTAAGGGGCCACTGGAATGGATAGGTGCCCATACCCATAGCCCGGAGGAGACCCTGCAGGCGGGGATGGAGTTCGCCAGTTTTTTGAGGCCGGGGGATGTGGTCGCCCTGCACGGCGAGCTGGGTAGCGGTAAGACGACCTTCGTTCAGGGAATATCTCAGGGCCTGGGGCTCAACGATCAGGTGTCCTCCCCAACCTTTGCCTTGATCCACGAGCACGGTCAGCCCCCCAGACTCTATCACATGGATTGCTTCCGGGAGACCTCCCTTGTACGATGGCGCCAGCTGGGACTGGCGGAGTACTTTTACGGTGAAGCCGTATCAGTGATTGAATGGGCTGAAAACATTGCCCCCCTTCTGCCGGAAGGTACCATTCACCTTACTTTTTCCCATGGCCGAGCTAGCAACGAACGCATCATTGAGGTGCAGCCATGA
- the tsaB gene encoding tRNA (adenosine(37)-N6)-threonylcarbamoyltransferase complex dimerization subunit type 1 TsaB, with protein sequence MRLLAIETAYDLCGVALLSEAGVEVVEEQHAPRRHNEVLAPAVERLLAAAGCRLADVDSIALSVGPGSYTGLRVGMSYAKGLAFGTGLPIIPVPTLPSLLEGERIEPPDWVAAWSHGRNVYAIRREGDEWGAVQFMRWDDFVPQAEGQIVAGYLLERFRAGSELVVVETCPSAVKVGKFALGKGLPPASDLAALVPDYHQEYQERLSSYAHS encoded by the coding sequence ATGAGGCTTCTCGCCATTGAGACGGCCTATGACCTGTGCGGTGTGGCTTTGCTGAGTGAGGCGGGTGTGGAAGTAGTGGAGGAACAGCATGCGCCCCGCCGCCACAACGAGGTTCTGGCTCCGGCGGTGGAGCGGCTTCTAGCAGCCGCGGGTTGTCGCTTGGCCGATGTGGACAGCATTGCTTTATCAGTCGGGCCGGGCTCATACACCGGACTCCGGGTGGGGATGAGCTATGCCAAGGGCCTGGCCTTCGGTACCGGCCTCCCTATCATCCCGGTACCAACCCTTCCCAGCCTGCTGGAAGGGGAAAGGATTGAGCCGCCCGATTGGGTGGCTGCCTGGTCCCATGGCAGAAATGTGTATGCCATACGCCGGGAGGGCGACGAGTGGGGGGCGGTTCAATTCATGCGCTGGGATGACTTTGTGCCCCAAGCTGAAGGACAGATTGTGGCCGGCTACCTCCTGGAGCGATTTCGAGCCGGTTCTGAGCTCGTGGTGGTGGAGACCTGTCCTTCGGCGGTGAAAGTGGGTAAATTTGCTCTGGGGAAGGGGCTTCCGCCGGCCTCCGACCTGGCAGCTTTGGTCCCGGATTATCATCAGGAATATCAGGAGAGATTATCAAGCTATGCTCATTCGTAG
- the rimI gene encoding ribosomal protein S18-alanine N-acetyltransferase, whose product MLIRRAQVPDIDQMVNIEELCYEHPWPREAFEEEIEQGDIGFGMVAEEEGLIVGFLSGMIVSDEFHLHNIAVHPDFRGRGIGRGLIEAVESFCRKSDFKRILLEVRKDNEIARHLYQSMGFKAVGTRKDYYGLGRDAYLFTKQIESE is encoded by the coding sequence ATGCTCATTCGTAGGGCCCAAGTCCCGGATATTGACCAGATGGTGAACATTGAGGAACTCTGTTATGAGCATCCCTGGCCGCGGGAAGCTTTCGAAGAGGAGATTGAGCAAGGCGATATTGGGTTTGGTATGGTAGCGGAAGAGGAAGGTTTAATTGTTGGTTTTCTTTCCGGAATGATCGTTTCGGACGAGTTCCATTTGCATAATATTGCAGTCCATCCCGACTTTCGCGGGAGGGGTATCGGTCGGGGATTGATTGAGGCGGTGGAATCCTTCTGCCGGAAAAGTGACTTCAAGCGTATTTTGCTGGAGGTCAGAAAGGATAACGAAATCGCCCGGCACCTTTATCAGAGTATGGGTTTTAAAGCTGTGGGGACCCGCAAAGACTATTACGGTCTTGGCCGCGATGCTTATCTGTTTACCAAACAGATAGAGTCGGAGTGA
- the accD gene encoding acetyl-CoA carboxylase, carboxyltransferase subunit beta, with the protein MAWFRRSAKKILSTERKNLAGDLWTKCPGCNEYIYRDELERSRFVCPTCSHHFSIGCRKYLEHLLDHQNRFTELNPGLTSIDPLQFKAEKKYADQLAAAKKKTGLNEAVVTVVGTIEGYKVVLGVMDFAFIGGSMGSVVGEKVSRAIDYAREHHFPLVIISASGGARMQEAALSLMQMAKTSAKLSLFSQEGGLYISVLTDPTTGGVTASYAMLGDVILAEPGALIGFAGARVIKQTIGQDLPEGFQRAEFLLEKGFVDHIVHRKDLKGTLAHLIEFFGYERASNSHQ; encoded by the coding sequence GTGGCCTGGTTTCGCCGCAGCGCGAAGAAGATCCTTTCCACCGAGCGGAAGAACCTGGCAGGCGATCTGTGGACCAAATGCCCCGGGTGTAATGAGTACATCTACCGGGATGAGCTGGAGCGATCCAGATTTGTATGTCCTACCTGCTCCCATCATTTCAGCATTGGCTGCCGGAAGTACTTGGAGCACCTTCTGGATCATCAGAACAGGTTTACGGAGCTGAATCCTGGTCTGACGTCGATTGATCCCCTGCAATTCAAGGCCGAGAAGAAGTATGCGGACCAGTTGGCGGCGGCGAAGAAGAAGACCGGCCTTAACGAAGCCGTAGTGACTGTGGTTGGCACTATTGAGGGCTACAAGGTTGTCCTGGGGGTAATGGATTTTGCCTTCATTGGCGGCAGCATGGGATCTGTGGTGGGTGAGAAGGTTTCACGGGCGATTGACTATGCGCGTGAGCACCACTTTCCACTAGTCATTATATCTGCTTCCGGTGGGGCGCGTATGCAAGAGGCAGCTTTGAGTTTAATGCAGATGGCGAAGACCAGCGCCAAGCTGAGCTTATTCTCTCAGGAAGGCGGCCTATACATTTCGGTGCTTACCGATCCAACCACGGGCGGGGTGACGGCTAGCTATGCCATGCTGGGGGACGTTATTCTGGCCGAGCCCGGCGCCCTGATCGGATTTGCTGGTGCCCGGGTAATCAAGCAGACTATTGGCCAGGATCTTCCAGAAGGCTTCCAGCGGGCCGAGTTCCTGTTGGAGAAAGGCTTCGTAGACCACATTGTCCACCGTAAAGACTTGAAGGGAACCCTGGCTCACTTGATTGAATTTTTTGGCTATGAGCGTGCCTCTAATTCTCATCAGTAA
- the surE gene encoding 5'/3'-nucleotidase SurE has product MSVPLILISNDDGIQAAGLRALCEAMLSLGEVVVMAPEVERSAAGHAITLADPLRVNEVNLGLSDVTAYSCSGTPADCVKLAVLAVLSRRPDLVVSGINHGSNTGINVIYSGTISAATEGTILGVPSAAFSIDCWGCPDFGPAKAIANQIAGKILKRGLPQGTFLNVNIPNLPAEQLPPGSLDGHGYVLTVHGKADWQDQFDRRVDPQNRIYYWLTGRKRERQEPPDTDEETLKSGKVSITPLHYDLTDRSYLKDLAKWDLFQPA; this is encoded by the coding sequence ATGAGCGTGCCTCTAATTCTCATCAGTAACGACGATGGGATTCAGGCAGCCGGTTTGCGGGCTCTCTGCGAAGCCATGCTTTCCCTGGGAGAAGTAGTAGTGATGGCTCCTGAGGTTGAGCGGAGCGCGGCCGGCCATGCCATTACCCTTGCGGATCCCCTGCGGGTGAACGAGGTGAATCTGGGTCTATCAGATGTGACGGCCTACTCATGCTCCGGAACTCCTGCTGACTGCGTCAAGCTGGCAGTCCTGGCGGTTCTATCACGGCGGCCCGATCTGGTGGTTTCTGGCATCAATCATGGCAGCAATACGGGAATCAACGTAATCTATTCCGGTACTATCTCGGCCGCCACCGAAGGGACGATTTTGGGTGTGCCCAGTGCGGCTTTCTCCATTGACTGCTGGGGGTGCCCCGATTTCGGCCCCGCCAAGGCTATTGCTAATCAGATTGCCGGGAAAATATTGAAGCGGGGACTCCCGCAAGGCACCTTCTTAAACGTGAATATTCCCAACCTGCCGGCTGAGCAACTGCCACCCGGTAGCCTCGACGGGCACGGTTATGTTCTCACCGTGCATGGGAAAGCCGACTGGCAGGACCAATTCGACCGGCGTGTGGATCCCCAAAACCGGATCTACTACTGGCTTACTGGACGCAAACGGGAGCGCCAGGAGCCGCCCGATACTGACGAGGAAACACTGAAATCCGGTAAGGTGAGCATCACCCCCCTGCACTACGACCTCACTGACCGCAGCTATCTGAAAGACCTGGCCAAGTGGGATTTGTTCCAACCGGCGTGA